From a single Hymenobacter sp. YIM 151500-1 genomic region:
- a CDS encoding DUF2157 domain-containing protein, protein MSRRLLETDGPEWVQRGIITEAQREQLLVLYPADAPAVGLLPLLGSLLVGLSALSVVAANWQSLPELVRLGLLLGSLGGAYAGGEYFRRRGNDNLGMGLIALGLILFGASIVLTSQLYQLIGYDLTGLVAWAVAGMGLTWIYRSRLLFLLTAVISGIVQGYNTGQLGAFSYLTAAFTALGLGTYWWRRPDALTGTVLATGLLWQAALLVNHLHVKITWFFVPAMLVYALGDWQTDRPAGRAVQGPPLVAAFLFTLGLALFGEADTYTGELRPPLVAYLAALGVVLALSLVGKQRRGRLSSATDWLLLLPGFYFRGGLALAVATLVVLYAYSGSVLARAHQEQNPDRVTLGTVLFILTTAVAYFKLTWGFLDKSLFFLLGGLLLLGLSWWLRRRAARTFAASSVNQPQP, encoded by the coding sequence ATGAGTCGCAGACTACTAGAAACCGATGGGCCGGAGTGGGTGCAGCGGGGCATCATCACGGAGGCCCAGCGCGAGCAGCTGCTGGTCCTATACCCGGCCGATGCGCCGGCCGTGGGGCTGCTGCCGCTGCTGGGCAGCCTGTTGGTGGGGCTAAGCGCGCTGAGCGTGGTGGCCGCCAACTGGCAGAGCCTGCCGGAGCTGGTGCGCCTGGGGCTGCTTCTGGGCTCGTTGGGCGGGGCCTACGCCGGGGGCGAATACTTTCGGCGCCGCGGCAACGACAACCTGGGCATGGGCCTGATTGCGCTGGGGCTTATCTTGTTTGGAGCCAGCATTGTGCTGACCAGCCAGCTCTACCAGCTCATCGGCTACGACCTCACCGGGCTGGTGGCTTGGGCGGTGGCCGGCATGGGCTTGACCTGGATATACCGCAGCCGCCTGTTGTTTCTCCTTACGGCCGTTATCAGCGGCATCGTGCAGGGCTACAACACCGGGCAGCTGGGCGCCTTCAGCTACCTCACGGCGGCCTTCACGGCGCTGGGCCTGGGCACCTACTGGTGGCGCCGCCCCGATGCCCTGACCGGCACGGTGCTGGCCACCGGCCTGCTCTGGCAGGCGGCTTTGCTTGTCAACCACCTCCACGTCAAAATCACCTGGTTTTTCGTGCCGGCCATGCTGGTGTACGCCCTCGGCGACTGGCAAACCGACCGGCCCGCCGGCCGGGCCGTGCAGGGGCCGCCGCTGGTAGCGGCGTTTCTGTTTACGCTAGGCCTGGCCTTGTTCGGCGAAGCCGATACCTACACCGGTGAGCTGCGGCCGCCGCTGGTGGCGTATCTGGCGGCGCTGGGAGTAGTGCTGGCCTTGTCGCTGGTGGGCAAGCAGCGGCGGGGCCGCCTCAGCAGCGCCACCGACTGGCTGTTGCTGCTGCCGGGCTTTTACTTCCGCGGGGGGCTGGCCCTGGCCGTGGCTACGCTGGTGGTGCTGTACGCCTACTCCGGCTCGGTGCTGGCGCGGGCCCACCAGGAGCAAAACCCCGACCGTGTAACGCTGGGCACCGTGCTGTTTATTCTTACCACGGCAGTAGCCTACTTCAAGCTGACGTGGGGCTTTTTGGATAAGTCGTTGTTTTTTCTGCTGGGCGGCCTGCTGCTGCTGGGCCTGAGCTGGTGGCTGCGCCGCCGCGCCGCTCGTACCTTCGCCGCGTCCTCCGTTAATCAGCCCCAGCCATGA
- the mnmD gene encoding tRNA (5-methylaminomethyl-2-thiouridine)(34)-methyltransferase MnmD — MHVEVRTTADGSSTLYVPALNEHYHSTHGAVQEAQHVYLSAGLEPVLAAATAPVRVLEVGFGTGLNALLTLQRSLTAPVRVEYDTLEKYPLPPAVIEQLGVERYILNPELQEFHRQLHAAPWNEPVALTPQFTLRKLAQALQNTALPASHYHVIYFDAFAPEKQPDLWTDEVFRQLHRATAPGGALVSYCAKGTFKRSLQATGWLVEKIPGPPGKREMIRARK, encoded by the coding sequence ATGCACGTAGAAGTCAGAACCACCGCCGACGGCTCCAGCACCCTGTACGTGCCCGCCCTGAACGAGCATTACCACAGCACCCACGGCGCGGTGCAGGAAGCCCAGCACGTGTACCTGAGCGCCGGGCTGGAGCCGGTGTTGGCGGCGGCCACTGCACCGGTGCGGGTGCTGGAAGTGGGCTTCGGCACGGGCCTGAACGCCCTGCTGACGCTGCAACGCAGCCTGACGGCGCCCGTGAGAGTTGAGTACGACACGCTGGAAAAGTATCCGCTGCCCCCAGCGGTTATCGAGCAGTTGGGCGTGGAGCGGTACATTCTGAACCCCGAGCTACAGGAGTTTCACCGGCAGCTGCACGCCGCGCCCTGGAATGAGCCCGTAGCCCTGACCCCGCAGTTCACGCTACGCAAGCTGGCCCAGGCCCTCCAGAACACCGCCCTACCGGCCAGCCACTACCACGTCATCTACTTCGACGCCTTTGCCCCCGAAAAGCAACCCGACCTGTGGACCGATGAGGTGTTCCGGCAGCTGCACCGGGCCACGGCGCCCGGTGGCGCGCTGGTGAGCTACTGCGCCAAAGGCACCTTCAAGCGCAGCCTGCAAGCCACCGGCTGGCTGGTGGAGAAAATCCCCGGCCCGCCCGGCAAGCGGGAAATGATACGGGCCAGGAAGTGA